From a single Bacillus pumilus genomic region:
- a CDS encoding sugar-binding transcriptional regulator: MTFHDERRLLIKVAHMYYEEGATQSNIAEAVGVSRSLISKYLAKAREAGIVEIIIHDEVNQQYGSLERKIERKYGLREVVCVETLSQDTTKSRIGAAAAGFLLKVMKDGQVIGFSSGTTLHEMAKAITSVQHYPSVTFVPLVGGVGNEDVDIHANYIIARCTEALKSKCEFLHVPVMLDTKEAKDVLIRQPSIKKVIELGESSNIAVVGIGGVPQHSTMVKSYMTSGEEDILQAKDVAGDICYNFIDHKGGVYPHPWNDRVMGISPQKLKEIPLVIGVAGGEEKIEAIRAALEGGLIHVLITDERTGDALLK; this comes from the coding sequence CATTAAGGTTGCGCATATGTATTATGAAGAAGGCGCCACTCAATCGAACATCGCAGAAGCTGTTGGGGTTAGCCGTTCGCTCATATCGAAATATTTGGCAAAAGCACGTGAAGCAGGAATCGTGGAAATCATTATTCATGATGAAGTCAATCAACAGTATGGATCGTTAGAAAGAAAAATAGAGCGTAAATATGGTCTGCGAGAAGTCGTCTGTGTGGAAACGCTCAGCCAAGACACAACAAAAAGTCGAATAGGTGCCGCAGCGGCGGGTTTTTTATTAAAAGTGATGAAGGATGGACAAGTTATCGGCTTTTCCTCAGGGACAACGTTGCATGAAATGGCAAAAGCAATTACGTCTGTTCAGCACTATCCATCCGTAACATTTGTTCCGCTTGTCGGAGGTGTGGGAAATGAAGATGTCGATATCCACGCCAACTATATTATTGCGAGGTGCACAGAAGCACTCAAATCTAAATGTGAATTTTTACATGTTCCCGTCATGCTGGATACGAAAGAAGCAAAGGATGTACTCATTAGACAACCTTCAATTAAAAAAGTGATTGAACTAGGAGAATCATCAAACATCGCAGTTGTCGGAATTGGCGGTGTTCCTCAGCATTCAACGATGGTGAAATCTTATATGACAAGTGGTGAGGAGGATATCCTCCAAGCAAAGGATGTAGCAGGTGACATTTGTTATAACTTTATCGATCATAAAGGGGGAGTGTATCCGCACCCTTGGAACGACAGGGTGATGGGGATCAGCCCACAAAAACTGAAAGAAATTCCGCTTGTCATAGGTGTCGCTGGGGGCGAAGAAAAAATTGAAGCGATCAGGGCAGCATTAGAAGGTGGATTAATTCATGTATTAATTACTGATGAACGAACAGGAGACGCCTTATTAAAGTAA